In Dasypus novemcinctus isolate mDasNov1 chromosome 10, mDasNov1.1.hap2, whole genome shotgun sequence, one DNA window encodes the following:
- the PTPMT1 gene encoding phosphatidylglycerophosphatase and protein-tyrosine phosphatase 1, with translation MSGYHRPQAQDSPPAGDLVFCPGLPGPSPEICVPSPRAPVLASGAQGPPRESQGRRPNALRAPAVWDDSQPSSSSSCPSSSRRPPASLGTCSGLAPLRQALWGRMAASTFLEAGLARVLFYPTLLYTLFRGKMPGRVHRDWYHRIDSTVLLGALPLRSMTRRLVQDENVRGVITMNEEYETRFLCNSSREWRKVGVEQLRLSTIDMTGIPTLTDLQKGVQFALKYRSLGQCVYVHCKAGRSRSATMVAAYLIQVNKWSPEEAIRAITKIRSHIHVRSGQLQVLQEFFKTTRSHPPET, from the exons ATGAGTGGGTATCACAGGCCCCAAGCCCAAGACTCACCACCGGCCGGGGACCTAGTTTTCTGCCCAGGACTCCCTGGCCCCTCCCCTGAGATCTGCGTCCCCTCCCCCAGAGCCCCGGTGCTTGCCTCTGGGGCCCAAGGCCCTCCCCGAGAATCCCAAGGCCGGCGGCCAAACGCGTTGCGGGCGCCAGCGGTCTGGGACGACTCGCAACCTTCGTCCTCGTCGTCCTGCCCGTCGTCTTCGCGGCGGCCGCCGGCCAGCCTCGGGACGTGCTCGGGGTTGGCGCCGCTGCGCCAGGCCCTGTGGGGCAGGATGGCGGCCTCCACGTTCCTGGAGGCCGGCCTGGCCCGAGTGCTCTTCTACCCGACGCTGCTCTACACACTGTTTCGCGGGAAGATGCCGGGTCGCGTGCATCGCGACTGGTACCACCGCATCGACTCCACGGTGCTGCTGGGCGCGCTGCCGCTGCGGAGCATGACGCGCCGG CTAGTACAGGACGAGAACGTGCGCGGGGTGATCACCATGAACGAGGAATATGAAACGAGGTTCCTGTGCAACTCTTCAAGG GAGTGGAGGAAAGTAGGAGTCGAACAACTGCGGCTTAGCACAATAGACATGACTGGAATCCCAACCTTGACTGACCTCCAGAAAGGAGTCCAGTTTGCTCTCAAGTACCGGTCACTAGGCCAGTGTGTCTACGTGCATTGCAAGGCTGGGCGCTCCAGAAGTGCTACCATGGTGGCAGCATATCTGATTCAG GTGAACAAGTGGAGCCCAGAGGAGGCTATAAGAGCCATCACAAAGATCCGGTCACACATCCATGTCAGATCTGGCCAGCTGCAAGTTCTCCAAGAGTTCTTCAAGACTACAAGAAGTCACCCACCAGAGACATGA